The Osmerus eperlanus chromosome 7, fOsmEpe2.1, whole genome shotgun sequence genome includes a region encoding these proteins:
- the LOC134023446 gene encoding protein tyrosine phosphatase type IVA 3: MANMNRPAPVELSHKNMRFLITHNPTNSTLGTFIEDLKKYGATTVVRVCEVTYDKTPLENDGITVMDWPFDDGAPPPTKIVDDWLSLLKNKFFEDPGCCVAVHCVAGLGRAPVLVALALIESGMKYEDAIQFIRQKRRGAINSKQLTYLEKYRPKQRLRFKEPHNHKNKCCTM; the protein is encoded by the exons ATGGCTAACATGAATCGCCCAGCGCCAGTGGAACTCAGCCACAAGAACATGCGCTTCCTCATCACACACAACCCTACCAACTCCACCCTAGGCACCTTCATCGAG GACCTAAAGAAGTATGGTGCGACTACGGTcgtcagagtgtgtgaggtcACTTACGACAAAACTCCCCTGGAGAATGATGGCATCACAGTCATG GACTGGCCCTTTGATGAtggtgcacccccccccaccaagatTGTGGATGATTGGTTGAGCCTACTGAAGAACAAGTTCTTTGAAGACCCAGGATGCTGCGTGGCTGTCCACTGTGTGGCTGGACTGGGACG GGCTCCTGTACTTGTGGCACTGGCACTGATTGAGAGTGGCATGAAGTATGAGGATGCCATTCAGTTCATCAGACA GAAGCGCAGAGGAGCCATCAACAGCAAGCAGCTGACCTACCTGGAGAAATACCGACCCAAACAACGGTTACGCTTCAAAGAACCTCACAACCACAAGAACAAGTGCTGCACCATGTGA